One Halovivax ruber XH-70 genomic region harbors:
- a CDS encoding DUF4255 domain-containing protein, which translates to MGSPSAFRDLTTLLLDVLQARLAGGDDPFVEEHQVKPLAPTAMDDDSNVRVGLYLHAVSTDTGRTSESPEIDDGHKTRPPLRLEAHYVLTAFPDSTLEDEANGVLDQHEVLGTAMQALYDNSVIDPDNVPPSIGDQQLTISHDDLDEVETLDLWRSFTEAPKQPCATYRVGPIMIDSTQRTAFERVSERDVRVSRDEDPGGTTGDETN; encoded by the coding sequence ATGGGGTCGCCATCGGCGTTTCGCGACCTCACGACGCTCTTGCTGGACGTCCTGCAGGCACGACTCGCTGGTGGGGATGACCCATTCGTCGAAGAGCACCAGGTGAAGCCGCTGGCACCGACGGCGATGGACGACGACTCGAACGTTCGCGTCGGTCTGTATCTACACGCGGTCTCGACGGACACCGGTCGGACGAGCGAGTCTCCGGAAATCGACGACGGCCACAAGACCCGGCCGCCGTTGCGACTCGAAGCCCATTACGTACTCACGGCGTTCCCGGATTCCACGCTCGAGGATGAAGCGAACGGTGTTCTCGACCAGCACGAGGTGCTCGGGACGGCGATGCAGGCCCTCTACGACAACAGCGTGATCGATCCCGACAACGTCCCGCCGTCGATCGGCGACCAGCAACTCACTATCTCCCACGACGATCTGGACGAGGTCGAAACGCTCGATCTCTGGCGGTCGTTCACGGAGGCACCCAAACAGCCGTGTGCGACCTACCGCGTCGGCCCGATCATGATCGACTCGACCCAGCGAACCGCCTTCGAACGCGTCAGCGAACGCGACGTCCGCGTTTCGCGGGACGAAGACCCCGGTGGGACGACAGGCGACGAGACGAACTAA
- a CDS encoding eCIS core domain-containing protein, translating into MRNRIAQRTSDRSLSDESESSERRDDRRSRRETQAAAPIAEVGMPVMRASQPATTEPVPLGPKASERAGELIAEFQNRPEEVPDDIERQNLASLQRNKDADQAIGSAGDAGVPESVREVISSSGQSLDASIQHAVEDRMGDSFGDVRIHTGPTAAKACEDINARAFTVGNHIAFNAGEYDPESPQGQHLLAHELAHVRQQTGGTISMMPQANVDLEIDPDPQLEREAEETAQRVMEGGELGIQRMGKTEVHVQRSVRGTLSSITGSLFGGENDDDDGLSLESVGDKSGVEERLYALTENQEQLAAKVDELTQKVEGGLFQAIADAGAGEAIKMGATEIGKQANVPFGETIGSLTGAALQAIYNNRDRVLEILGLKSENMDKLEEKTGEGSSTGDAKSRRS; encoded by the coding sequence ATGAGAAACCGGATCGCCCAGCGAACATCCGATCGGTCGTTGTCGGACGAGTCAGAATCGTCCGAGCGGCGAGACGATCGACGGTCACGCCGAGAGACGCAGGCTGCAGCACCGATCGCCGAAGTGGGGATGCCCGTCATGCGTGCGTCGCAGCCGGCGACGACGGAGCCAGTTCCGCTGGGGCCGAAAGCGAGTGAGCGAGCGGGCGAACTCATCGCCGAGTTCCAGAATCGCCCCGAGGAAGTCCCGGACGACATCGAGCGCCAGAACCTGGCATCGCTCCAGCGGAACAAGGATGCCGATCAGGCGATTGGCTCAGCGGGCGACGCCGGCGTGCCCGAGTCCGTCCGCGAGGTGATCTCCTCGTCGGGCCAGTCGCTCGACGCGTCGATTCAGCATGCAGTCGAGGATCGAATGGGCGACTCGTTCGGCGACGTGCGTATTCACACCGGGCCGACGGCCGCGAAGGCTTGCGAGGACATCAACGCCCGCGCGTTCACGGTCGGGAATCACATCGCGTTCAACGCCGGCGAGTACGATCCCGAGAGTCCGCAAGGTCAGCACCTCCTTGCACACGAGCTAGCGCACGTCCGCCAGCAAACCGGCGGTACGATCTCGATGATGCCGCAGGCGAACGTCGACCTGGAGATCGACCCCGATCCACAGCTCGAACGCGAAGCCGAGGAGACCGCCCAGCGCGTGATGGAGGGCGGAGAATTAGGGATTCAGCGGATGGGCAAGACCGAGGTACACGTTCAGCGCTCCGTTCGAGGGACGCTATCGTCGATCACGGGCTCGCTGTTCGGCGGCGAAAACGACGATGACGACGGACTGTCGCTCGAATCGGTCGGCGACAAATCGGGCGTCGAAGAGCGACTCTACGCGCTGACGGAGAATCAGGAGCAGCTAGCGGCCAAAGTGGATGAGTTAACTCAAAAAGTGGAGGGTGGACTCTTTCAGGCAATCGCAGACGCTGGCGCCGGTGAAGCCATCAAGATGGGCGCAACCGAAATCGGGAAGCAGGCAAACGTTCCCTTCGGTGAAACGATCGGCTCACTGACTGGCGCAGCCCTCCAGGCAATCTACAACAATCGCGACAGAGTCCTTGAGATTCTCGGACTCAAGTCGGAGAATATGGATAAACTGGAAGAAAAGACTGGTGAAGGTAGCTCAACTGGTGACGCGAAAAGTAGGAGGTCATGA
- a CDS encoding DUF5787 family protein, giving the protein MREFAFELELCAALEERRDGIVARQLGASVANPGGRIVDVVIVEPGPQFDRRRALTAETIPDVLLAADIGPGRWTPWRTALDCHPDRARQAVERGVEIGFLERTRRNGRECVRQVARYPTDWTERLLAIENKPDLGTPGDLQRQLRTDVSLALVDEIVLATESYVTGAHLNRIPPEVGVWRVHRAGDDDIELPTIEVVREPSTLPVDEPGIEPLSSYPGRTDVEIVSPAEKATARRRLAERAYGKGWRTYAFPPCASCTGSAVGGDGGPTATLPNCSWKGRAVDAASECGPSCPGYEPADPVAVDLSAEREARTPWVADPEPSTRRQVGLDRFGDWSGDGASD; this is encoded by the coding sequence GTGCGCGAGTTCGCGTTCGAACTCGAACTGTGTGCCGCCCTCGAAGAGCGGCGCGACGGGATCGTCGCCAGGCAGCTCGGGGCCAGCGTCGCGAATCCGGGCGGGCGCATCGTCGACGTGGTGATCGTCGAACCAGGCCCGCAGTTCGACCGGCGACGCGCGCTCACAGCAGAGACGATTCCGGACGTGCTGCTCGCGGCCGACATCGGGCCGGGCCGGTGGACGCCCTGGCGGACGGCACTCGACTGTCACCCCGATCGGGCGCGCCAGGCCGTCGAGCGCGGGGTCGAAATCGGCTTCCTCGAACGAACGCGCCGGAACGGTCGCGAGTGCGTTCGACAGGTCGCCCGGTATCCGACCGACTGGACGGAGCGACTCCTCGCCATCGAGAACAAACCGGATCTCGGGACGCCGGGTGACCTGCAACGCCAGCTACGGACCGACGTCTCGCTCGCGCTCGTCGACGAAATCGTCCTCGCGACGGAGAGCTACGTCACCGGCGCCCACCTGAATCGCATCCCCCCGGAGGTGGGCGTCTGGCGCGTCCACCGCGCGGGTGACGACGACATCGAACTGCCCACGATCGAGGTCGTTCGCGAACCGAGCACGCTACCCGTCGACGAACCGGGCATCGAGCCGCTCTCCTCGTATCCCGGGCGCACGGACGTCGAAATCGTCTCGCCGGCGGAGAAGGCCACCGCCCGACGACGGCTCGCCGAACGCGCCTACGGCAAGGGCTGGCGAACGTACGCGTTTCCGCCGTGTGCGTCGTGTACAGGGAGCGCCGTCGGCGGAGATGGTGGACCGACCGCGACGCTCCCCAACTGTTCGTGGAAGGGACGCGCAGTCGACGCAGCCTCTGAGTGCGGGCCGTCGTGTCCAGGGTACGAACCGGCGGATCCGGTGGCTGTCGACCTGAGCGCGGAGCGCGAGGCACGGACACCGTGGGTCGCCGACCCGGAACCGTCGACGCGGCGGCAGGTGGGCCTGGATCGATTCGGCGACTGGAGCGGAGATGGGGCCAGCGACTAG
- a CDS encoding eCIS core domain-containing protein translates to MANPVRAGHTTYPEFADGGAPLGSPGCPVESPIPRSKHRPFVSRGYDREDQRNIMRAIDGTGTRTDEVPDTVYDVLATGGRALDTSIQRALEDRMDADFSDVRIHTGPKAAKAADAINARAFTCGNAIVFNDGEYDPESPEGQYLLAHELAHVRQQTGAAISMMPQPDADLEIDPDPQLEREADQAAEEALSGEEPLIVNRLGTDVHIQRSAKGESEYVTRDEVLEIVDNYYRGAIEQEANQDPLAAGPERTTAQGSVSQPAKEESGGFLATVQNAWTQTKTAASNLSQVATKGAVGSLAAAGGKLLGGLGGRSLGGWLGGAIGSLGGPMGTVAGVAVGQTIGTTVGAEVVGGAVGDVAKEVTGYALSQEHAAAIESLQEKYRELEEEVNELRNSASVTGSGASQGVGTSRR, encoded by the coding sequence ATGGCGAACCCGGTCAGGGCCGGCCACACCACGTATCCGGAGTTCGCCGACGGCGGTGCGCCGTTGGGTTCACCGGGGTGTCCTGTCGAGTCGCCGATTCCGCGGTCGAAACACCGACCGTTCGTCAGTCGCGGCTACGACCGGGAGGACCAGCGCAATATCATGCGGGCGATCGACGGTACCGGCACGCGCACGGACGAGGTACCAGACACCGTCTACGACGTGCTCGCGACCGGCGGCCGGGCGCTCGACACCTCCATCCAGCGCGCGCTGGAGGATCGGATGGACGCCGACTTCTCGGATGTCCGGATACACACGGGTCCGAAGGCGGCGAAGGCTGCGGACGCGATCAACGCGCGGGCGTTCACCTGCGGGAACGCGATCGTGTTCAACGACGGTGAATACGATCCAGAGAGCCCGGAGGGACAGTACCTGCTGGCGCACGAACTCGCACACGTCCGCCAGCAGACGGGCGCGGCGATCTCGATGATGCCCCAGCCGGATGCGGATTTAGAGATCGACCCGGATCCGCAACTGGAACGGGAGGCTGACCAGGCGGCGGAGGAAGCGCTGTCTGGCGAGGAGCCGCTGATCGTGAACCGGCTGGGAACGGACGTCCACATTCAGCGGTCGGCCAAGGGTGAATCGGAGTACGTCACCCGAGACGAAGTCCTCGAAATCGTCGACAACTACTACCGCGGGGCGATCGAGCAAGAGGCGAATCAGGATCCGCTCGCTGCCGGGCCCGAACGGACGACTGCGCAGGGAAGCGTCTCGCAACCAGCCAAAGAAGAATCTGGCGGCTTCCTCGCAACGGTGCAGAACGCGTGGACACAAACCAAAACGGCCGCGAGTAACCTGTCGCAAGTTGCGACGAAGGGTGCGGTTGGATCACTCGCAGCAGCGGGTGGGAAGCTTCTCGGCGGCCTCGGTGGCCGGAGCCTCGGAGGCTGGCTAGGCGGTGCGATCGGCTCACTGGGAGGTCCGATGGGTACAGTCGCCGGCGTTGCCGTCGGGCAGACGATCGGTACGACTGTTGGTGCTGAAGTCGTCGGTGGTGCGGTTGGAGACGTTGCGAAGGAGGTGACCGGTTACGCGTTGTCTCAGGAACACGCAGCGGCGATTGAATCGCTGCAGGAGAAATATCGTGAACTGGAGGAGGAAGTGAACGAACTAAGGAACAGTGCTAGTGTGACTGGCAGTGGAGCCTCACAGGGCGTCGGAACAAGCCGGAGGTAA
- a CDS encoding ATP-binding protein: MYAHGGDHLEAEFERALFVLESAIQPPDGTTGDRTATVSGSNGSETSATALRSTGSKLRSLSGADSTTHESAFDLGSAERTKLEELTADIDDAVEQTREVGTDLRLVTLASAFDLSRPQLDALLFALAPAFDRTIGYTYGAWHGSNRPKLLTIDLLEDLLVCIDRSSDESEARSLGEVLAPSSPLFQYDLLVRHRTGGGTPATYDTVTVDKRIVDYLKGEDSLDRALADLVSIERAERTLSDLIFDEVTTDTLETVRDRSTATEAPTIYHFAGEDGTGKDRLPAALTDAGTPILRADATDIVEDDDLCTRLIREAALQDAAIHLTGLERVTDRHEEPAVGLNDEGGLAMPDPDAPTVDSIVERFDDAPGDVFVSHTEDWKPDVDLAHHRVETVHCPFPEYNTRLTIWEEYADEVAESYLVENVATNFRLPQHDIRRAIKTARYLCRSEQEGVEAPEESASADAFAPVDGELEREHLYEACKRYSASNLEALADRMEPGYELDDLYLNDKPKTHLRELCGHLQYRGAVTSEWGFGEPGSRGDGVVALFYGQPGTGKTMAAEILANETGLDLYRVDLAQIVDKYIGETESQLAALLDEAERSNAILLFDEADSLFGERTDVGDATDRHANNVTNFLLQRLESFDGIALLTTNKRSGIDPAFKRRIAHAIRFDVPQEHLRRQLWRESFPDEANVDTSEFDYGFLGMKSLTPAIIRKVAKYAAYIAATEAHEGQPLSGETNSLADVTITFDHVILALQYASEAGGVALGEEFYGYEDRLRTYDTQHVNRDFETRFRMRYLDGEGLGGDGLGDESTSDETATSDPGAGDGTDDRGVATGRDSGSTGPHDGTDSDGTAAEEGDDTGIPEPDSNARDPETVVRQFYDRIHSRDVEGLAALYHADADVDPLSKRDVIAMDLTNVELAGSIDRIVDEADRTVLEFVETSNSHELPTEIECRPDDGRWRIYAIRRDAPTETA; encoded by the coding sequence ATGTACGCCCACGGTGGTGACCACCTCGAAGCGGAGTTCGAGCGGGCCCTCTTCGTACTCGAGTCTGCCATCCAGCCTCCCGATGGTACGACCGGGGATCGAACGGCGACCGTCAGCGGCTCGAACGGTTCCGAGACGAGCGCCACGGCGCTCCGTAGTACTGGATCGAAACTCCGCTCGCTGAGTGGGGCGGACAGCACCACTCACGAATCGGCTTTCGACCTCGGGTCGGCAGAACGGACGAAGCTCGAAGAACTCACTGCGGACATCGACGACGCAGTCGAACAGACACGAGAGGTCGGTACCGACCTCCGGCTCGTCACCCTGGCGAGTGCGTTCGACCTATCGAGACCACAGCTCGACGCACTCCTGTTCGCACTCGCCCCCGCGTTCGATCGAACCATCGGCTACACCTACGGTGCGTGGCACGGGTCCAACCGACCGAAACTCCTCACGATCGATCTTCTGGAAGATCTGCTCGTCTGTATCGATCGAAGTTCCGACGAATCCGAAGCGAGGTCGCTGGGCGAGGTACTCGCTCCGTCGTCCCCGCTGTTCCAGTACGACCTGCTCGTTCGTCATCGAACGGGTGGTGGAACCCCAGCGACGTACGACACCGTCACGGTCGACAAGCGCATCGTCGACTATCTCAAGGGCGAAGACAGTCTCGATCGCGCGCTCGCCGATCTCGTTTCCATCGAGCGGGCCGAGCGTACGCTTTCCGATCTGATCTTCGACGAGGTGACGACCGATACGCTGGAAACCGTTCGAGACCGATCCACCGCGACCGAGGCGCCCACCATCTACCACTTCGCCGGCGAAGACGGCACCGGCAAGGACCGCCTCCCCGCAGCACTCACCGACGCCGGCACGCCAATCCTCCGCGCCGATGCGACCGATATCGTCGAGGACGACGACCTGTGCACTCGCTTGATCCGTGAGGCCGCCCTGCAGGACGCGGCGATCCACCTCACCGGTCTGGAACGTGTCACCGACCGCCATGAGGAACCCGCGGTCGGGCTCAACGACGAAGGGGGCCTCGCCATGCCCGATCCCGACGCGCCCACGGTCGACTCGATCGTCGAACGGTTCGACGACGCGCCCGGTGACGTCTTTGTCTCACACACCGAGGACTGGAAACCCGATGTCGACCTCGCCCACCACCGCGTCGAGACCGTACACTGCCCGTTCCCCGAGTACAATACCCGACTCACCATCTGGGAGGAGTACGCCGACGAGGTCGCCGAGTCCTACCTCGTCGAGAACGTCGCGACCAACTTTCGACTCCCCCAGCATGATATCCGTCGAGCGATCAAGACGGCTCGCTACCTCTGTCGATCAGAACAGGAGGGCGTCGAAGCGCCGGAAGAGTCCGCATCGGCCGACGCCTTCGCTCCCGTGGACGGTGAACTCGAACGGGAACACCTCTACGAGGCATGCAAGCGCTACTCCGCGTCCAATCTCGAAGCGCTGGCCGACCGGATGGAGCCCGGCTACGAACTGGACGATCTCTATCTCAACGACAAGCCCAAGACCCACCTCCGGGAGCTCTGTGGGCACCTCCAGTACCGCGGCGCGGTCACCAGCGAGTGGGGCTTCGGCGAACCCGGAAGCCGTGGGGACGGTGTCGTCGCCCTCTTCTACGGCCAGCCCGGCACCGGGAAGACCATGGCCGCGGAAATCCTCGCGAACGAAACCGGCCTCGATCTCTACCGCGTGGATCTCGCCCAGATCGTCGACAAGTACATCGGCGAGACCGAGAGCCAGCTGGCCGCGCTGCTCGACGAGGCCGAACGCTCGAACGCCATCCTCCTGTTCGACGAAGCCGACTCACTGTTCGGCGAGCGAACGGATGTCGGCGACGCCACCGATCGCCACGCCAACAACGTCACCAACTTCCTCCTCCAGCGCCTGGAATCGTTCGACGGCATCGCCCTCCTGACGACGAACAAACGCTCGGGCATCGACCCCGCGTTCAAACGGCGCATCGCCCACGCCATCCGCTTCGACGTGCCGCAGGAACACCTCCGCCGCCAGCTCTGGCGTGAGAGTTTCCCCGACGAAGCCAACGTCGATACGAGCGAGTTCGACTACGGCTTCCTCGGCATGAAGTCGCTCACGCCCGCGATCATCCGCAAGGTCGCGAAGTACGCCGCCTACATCGCCGCCACCGAGGCCCACGAGGGCCAGCCGCTTTCGGGTGAGACGAACTCTCTCGCGGACGTCACCATCACCTTCGATCACGTCATCCTCGCCCTGCAGTACGCCAGCGAGGCCGGCGGCGTCGCACTGGGAGAGGAGTTTTACGGGTACGAAGATCGCCTGCGAACCTACGACACCCAGCACGTCAACCGCGACTTCGAAACCAGATTCCGGATGCGCTACCTCGACGGCGAGGGGCTCGGTGGCGACGGACTCGGCGACGAATCGACCAGCGACGAGACGGCCACGTCCGATCCGGGGGCCGGAGACGGCACCGACGACCGTGGCGTCGCGACCGGTCGCGACAGCGGAAGCACCGGCCCCCACGATGGCACCGACTCTGACGGGACCGCCGCCGAGGAAGGCGACGACACCGGCATCCCCGAACCCGACTCGAACGCACGCGACCCCGAAACCGTCGTCCGACAGTTCTACGACCGCATCCACTCCCGGGACGTCGAGGGGCTGGCCGCGCTGTATCATGCAGATGCCGATGTCGACCCGCTCTCGAAACGCGACGTGATCGCCATGGACCTGACCAACGTCGAGCTCGCTGGCTCGATCGACCGCATCGTCGACGAGGCTGATCGAACCGTCCTCGAGTTCGTCGAAACCTCGAACTCCCACGAACTGCCGACCGAGATCGAGTGCAGACCGGACGACGGCCGCTGGCGAATCTACGCGATCAGACGCGACGCACCGACCGAGACCGCCTGA